Below is a window of Epinephelus fuscoguttatus linkage group LG12, E.fuscoguttatus.final_Chr_v1 DNA.
ctgttgagtttttcaaatgtaattttttggcgctttgagcaccacaagccgagtgacatctagttccattatattggagagaaggcagacatctctacagctgatatctccaacactagtcaactcacaccaaaaaaaattgagattgataaacagcacgtCAGCTAAGAGGGAAAAATAagaatttttgattttggagtgaactgttcTTCTCTGTATTTTAAAAGGAGGAACAGGTCCCCAGCCAAAAACTGGCAGCTCATGTCACAAAGGAGGTGGAACTGGAAGCTGCTCTGGATTAACTGCATCTGGGAGCGTCGACAATGCAGGCGGTGAGTTCTGTGTCTCATATTGCGGTCAAGATAGCAGAAGTGGGCAGTTAATGATTTCTGATTCATAAGTCATGTTGAGGTTAGAATCTGTGCAGTAATAGTAGTTGTATCTAtttattatttctgtgtttaaCAGGAGGGAAAGCAGTCAGTATTGGCAACGTAAGTAACATGACAGTTCAAGACAATGCAGGGGACATCGGTGCAAAGAATACCTCCAATGTTAGCAGTGAGTGTCTCATATTGACGCAAAGTTTATAAAAATCGGCACGTTCATTATTCATATAATATGATCAGAGTCTGCACACTAAAGCTGTGGGTCAGATTCTTTGTGTCATTCACTGTATTTCAACAGGAGGAAAAGGAGTCAAAGTGGATGTTGGCAACATAAGTAAAATGGATGCCGGATCCAACAAAGGAGGCATTGGTGCAGGGAACAAGTGCAATGTGATGGGTGAGTTCTTCGTCTCCCACTGCTGACAAGTTTGGCCGAAATGGGCAGATCCTCCTGAGTTATAAACTACACTCTGTACAGATTTGATAAAAATTTAGCAGTGATTCTGTTCTGTTTGTTACTCTTTGTATTTTAACAGGAGGAGAAGGAGTCGAAATAGGTATTGGCAACATAGCTGACATGACAGTTGGAGACAATGTAGGAGGCATCGGTGCAAAGAACACCTGCAATGTGAGCGGTGAGTGTCTCATATTGATGGGAAGTTAATAAAAATCTGCACATTCATGATTTCTAAGTCATTCTCCATGTAATACGATCAGAGTCTGCACTCTAAAGCTGTGAGTAAGATTAACATTTCAAGTGACTTTGTTCTTTGTGTCATTCATTGTATTTCAACAGGAGGAAAAGGAGTCAAAGTGGATATTGGCAACGTAAGTAAAATGGATGTCGGATCCAACAAAGGAGGCATTGGTGCAGGGAACAACTGCAACGTAATGGGTGAGCTCTTTGTCTCCCACTGCTGACAAGTTTGGCAGTAATGGGTAGATTCCTACATAAAAACTTATACTCTGTACTATGCttgcttttctttgtatttttaacagGAGGAGAAGGAGTCAAAATAGGTATTGGCAACATGGCTGACATGATAGTTGGAGCAAATGTAGGAGGCATCGGTGTAGGGAACAACTGCAATGTGAATGGTGAGTCCCGGGAAGGTTCTTGTAGACTGACTGATGTACAAGACTCGAATCTGTACGCTACAGATCAATGATTAACATTTAATGTGATCTAATTcggtttatttttctttgtgaatCAACAGGAGGAAAAGGACTTGAAATAAATATTGGCAGCGTGACACAGGCAGGGATTGGTTTCAGCGTAGAAGGTCTTGGTTTCGGGAACAGTATTAACATTAACTAATGTAAGGAGGAGTTTTAGTTGTCATGAGGACACACTTACAtacatgttttgtgtttgtaggTGTGACTTTGTTATTTAAAAGCATTGTTATTTTAACTGTatttctctatctctctctcagGAAATCCCAGTCCAAATGACCATGGacgaccaacaaacaaacaaaaaacaccccAATCATGATGTAGAAAAAgacttgtttttaaatgtctctgCTGATTGCCTTCTATTGTCTCACAATAAACTGTGTTGGAGATAATTGTCTTTATTGAACTATTTTGGACAGTTTAACCTCTGATAACTGACATATATAGTATTTACAGGTTCTGTATGTGTCTTTCAGAAAATCCTTTTTATCAGTGACACCTCTCTCTGAGGCTGTTACACAAACTGCGGTCAGTCAGACTCCATTTCTtttagctaacactagctactGCTGCACACTTTTAGTGCTGTAGCTGAGCTGAAGAAAGAGGCAAGACACTCGATATCGCACATAATATCACAGCCCTTGTATTttcagggaaactttgctctgAGTCCTTTACATAGAAGTGACTCTGCTATAAGCAACCGAGACAGTCGGAGACAGTCTCAGTTTTTAGGTTACCTCACAGACTGTTGACACATTAGCAATAAAAAAAGCAATTAATAGTGTTAgaaagttacatacagaacctttaattAATTAGTAGGTAAGATAGTGAAAATAGTTTTGAAAGCATAAAAGCTATGTCCATGGCAGTCTTTGGAGTAACTCCTCTAGATGTCAACTTAAGTAGAGCCCAAACAGACACTGCCTCTTTCTGCTCACTTCTGGCCAGAAGGCTCATCCTGTGTAAATGGACTCTTCACCTCCAACATATGGACATTAAATCAAGGATGTTAGGTATTTTACAACTGGAGAAAATCCATTGTTTTATTAAAAGATCAACTGTACACTTCTTTGCCACCTGGCCAGCAATTTTCAACTTTTGTAGGAAATATGGAAGCTGACAAATTGTAATGAAACACGCTATACTCCCCTACTTATGTCACACAGGTTAATTAATTTGTCCTCATTTGTCtctttttaaattattcttttttgcatatacattttttttctttcttgtctaTAAGATTTCCTTTGACTGGTCTGGCTCTCTCAGTTTGTTCCTGGGTTGATGGGTGGGTAGGGTTGTCTTTTTGTCCTTACtggttctgtgtttgtttattaatacTCTGCATATCTTTATTGAAATACTAATGTAAAAACTGACCTGATAACTGTAGTAGATGAAAAGTGAGggtatcaccaaagtcattatgattcatcctctgggggctgttaatgtctgtacaaaatctTATTTTAATCTATTAAATTAAGGGAGATAATTCAGTCTCGACCAGACCAGACCATCCGACTGGCCAACTGGCCGACAGTCATTGCCATATTTAGCATGGCTAACAAGAAATAATAGTCACAGTACAGAGATATAAACAGatcacaaattaaataaaaaaacctgAACATGTCCAATCATCCAGCAGAGTTAACAGACTTgaagaatcaatcaatcaatcaaacaaactttatttatatagcgcctttcatacatcaaaaatgcaacccCAAAGCGCTTTTGCGCGAATGTATAACACAGAGCACTGGAGTTGTTCTGGAAGCTCGTGgcggcttaaaacattactaagAAACCTAAAAACTAGAGATGTCCTGAGCTGGTCTGAAGGATCAGTATCAGGACAACCTGATAAAGATACTTTAATGGATCAGTGTCGGCTAAAATAAAGCAGATCAAAATCTGATCCTTAATTTACTGTACTCTCCTGTGTTTTATCCACCTCAGCCTGCGAGTGTTGCAGGGCAGCTTTCCTTTTTGACAGCCGAGCTATACAGTTTGATGCTGTCTAACctaataaatattaattctgAGTAACTTGACTTGTGAGGGAAGAAGCTTCACTTTGTAACACCACTGTACAGAAATGAGTGGAGTGAGTGTTTCTGTAGTTTCAACAACTGATTAGTCTCTACCGTCTTCATTTCTGGAGTCACATTCTCCAGTTTAACTTAATTTATATCATATCAATCATTAAAGCCTATACCTTATATTTTAGAATTGAAAAAATAAGAGATGTCACATTAGGTAGGTCAGACTCTGTAGTGGCAGATTCCCAGTATCAAAGGACTCGGATGGGGGCCACAAAAGTTTGATAAGGATTCAGGAAatgttttctccttttctccatTCTCGTTTTGATGACCAGATTGCTGACATTGGGAACACATCGTCTTCTGCTTTCAAACTTTTTTCCTCACCACATCTTGTTTTACTTCTGCTCTTTTACATTCTCTTTTTGTCAATCTTCCTCTATTTGAGTGCATTTATGAAGAAATGCTTGAGAAACATATTACCGGCCACGAGGTAACGTGATGAAAAACATGTCCAGTAAACCACTCGCATGCATATACTATACACATGACCACACACAAATACGAGCACATATAGTCAAACTTCACACTCAGAATTCAAACACTCAAATAAATAGAGtgccaataaataaaaaatactgaatattcACATAGTAAATAAGGAGGGATTCTGGCTGTAGCCCTCAGCCTTCGTGACAACACAAATATTAATTTCCTGCTGTTCTGTTTGAGTGTTTCTAAGTAATaagttgtttttaataaatctcTTACTTTCTGAGATGTTCATGTTCCTTTAGGAAGAGCTCAGTCCTCCTGTTATTCACTCCTGTGCCGCTCTTATAGGACCTGTGTGAgaagacaggagagaaagaaacattAAATCATGGGGATTTGGACTGACAAATAGTAAAGGataaagcaaataaaatatatttttggcctttatttgatagaGACAGTAGAGGTTCAGACAGGAAATCTAGTTCAAGAAAGAGGGGTATGGCATGCAACAAAAGTCCTGGGCAAGAATGGGTTTGTTTAAGGTTATGGTAAGATGTTTTTTGACCACCATTTTAATTTGTGTGAAAAACATCCCGGCTGAGTTCACACTGATAACTGTGTATTTTTCTACctatcaaaagaaaagaaaactgattTCCGTGGCGGAGGGGGATTCGAGTTTCCCTACCCAATCAATAGAGACCAACCTGAATCTAACCACATTTTGAGTCGACACTGATGTGTAGCCATGCCATCGCACAGGTTTAACCTGGGTTTTAAAAGTGGGGAAAGTAAAACAGACTACAGTTTGGGGAAATACTGAGACTGCTTGTTGATTGAGAACAGCCTCAATAGCAGCAGCTTTCTTGGCTACAGCCGTCACCTTTGTTGTGATTACGCACACAGCATGACAACACCTTGACAACAGCATTAGTCCCGCCATGGCACTCATTGaatagatttattttttcaaccAAGAAGCTGCTGTTTCAGACGAATCAGTCAACTCAGTGGAGTGggtggattcaaaggtctgAACCCAGGCAGGCTCTGTATGGTGGTGCTTCATGAAAACCTAAAGTAAACGCATTGCCCTGTATGAAGCTTTACGTCAGCACCAAAAAAACCTTTCCCCAGCCTTTGCTTCAGACTGAAAGAGGTATTTCCCTCCCTCCTATTAACAGATGCCTGGATGCTGATTATGTACTTCCTGCGTTAAGGCTTTTAAGTGATCAGCTCTGCTTAACCCACAACTCTGTCGTCCATCTCTTATTTACACCATCCACTCCCTATTTCTACTGATCATCTATTCATCATCCATTATCTCTTCTGTTGCCTCCCTCCCTTCATTGTCCCTCCATTCCTCTCACCTCTATGAGAATAATTAACATTCAATCTCATCATTTCTGTAATCCGTCAATACCAGAGCAGGACAATGTCTctcactcttcctctctgactgtcttgctctccctctcctcccctgaTGAAGCATTTCTCTGTATCAGTCAGGCCAGATGTAACCACTCTCCCCTAGTTTGGGCTGAATGAAAGCCTTGCGGTTTGATTTACTGTAGAAGGCACTTAGGAAAGTTATCcccagagaaagacagacagagagagagacatatagacagcgagagagacagagaaagggagagagggagatcaGCTAATAAGAGGAGGTGCCTCTTATTAGAGGATGAAACATGATAGAAGCTATATAGACTATCAAGAGGTGGGGGAATTCAGCAACAACTGGACATTTCTGCCTCCTCCTGGTTAAGGATAACATAGCAGGTGTCCACagcaggggaggaggaggaggaggaggaggaggaggaggaaaaagaatAGAGAGGAGAAGAGTGGAGGAAAGACAGAGGGTGGAGGGACTTAAGGAACACGGAAGGAAAGACTGACTATACTAACATAACGCAGACTTAAGAGAGTCTTATTTCATTTCCGTAAAGTTGGGAGACTTCTGATAGActgattaaaaataaagaaatggtCAAAATCAACACAGCGATTTAGATTACCCATTAAAAGATATAAGTAACATGATTTCTATTATCTTTTTATCTTGTTCCTGTTGACATTAATGTTCAAGAAAAGTCTGAATCATACTTTCCATGTCATTTCCCAGGCTTCAATAAAATATACTATTTTAAACAACACATATGTTGCATTTAGAGCTAAAATGATCAGTTGGTTGAGGCTGATTGACAGAATATCGATCTGCAACAAACAATTTGATATCTATTAACACATGTGGTCATTTAATATGCTGAGGcaccaaaaaaaatattcactGGCTCCATCTtctcaaatgtaaatatttgcaGATTTTCTTAATCTATCATCGTAAAACGAAAATCTTTTGATTCTGGACTGTTGGTTAGATAACACATGCTTCTTGAATTTCTCTGAGAACTTGGTTCaggcatttttcactattttctgac
It encodes the following:
- the LOC125898405 gene encoding uncharacterized protein LOC125898405 isoform X2 is translated as MAHSISNSKDIVVGTNKGKIGSDNNVNISRGLKSQSDTGNSSQTGGGGSSGSTASGSTGSGSGGTGPQPKTGSSCHKGGGTGSCSGLTASGSVDNAGGGKGVKVDVGNISKMDAGSNKGGIGAGNKCNVMGGEGVEIGIGNIADMTVGDNVGGIGAKNTCNVSGGKGVKVDIGNVSKMDVGSNKGGIGAGNNCNVMGGEGVKIGIGNMADMIVGANVGGIGVGNNCNVNGGKGLEINIGSVTQAGIGFSVEGLGFGNSININ
- the LOC125898405 gene encoding uncharacterized PE-PGRS family protein PE_PGRS10-like isoform X1, producing MAHSISNSKDIVVGTNKGKIGSDNNVNISRGLKSQSDTGNSSQTGGGGSSGSTASGSTGSGSGGTGPQPKTGSSCHKGGGTGSCSGLTASGSVDNAGGGKAVSIGNVSNMTVQDNAGDIGAKNTSNVSRGKGVKVDVGNISKMDAGSNKGGIGAGNKCNVMGGEGVEIGIGNIADMTVGDNVGGIGAKNTCNVSGGKGVKVDIGNVSKMDVGSNKGGIGAGNNCNVMGGEGVKIGIGNMADMIVGANVGGIGVGNNCNVNGGKGLEINIGSVTQAGIGFSVEGLGFGNSININ